A single region of the Rathayibacter rathayi genome encodes:
- the rplC gene encoding 50S ribosomal protein L3, with the protein MSVTVSPTLKTSKGLLGTKLGMTQVWDENNKLVPVTVIEISPNVVTQVRTEEKDGYTAVQLAAGAIDPRKVNKPAAGHFDAAGVTPRRHLTEVRTSDASSYSAGQELTVDAVFEAGTKVDVVGTSKGKGFAGVMKRHNFKGVSASHGSHRNHRKPGSIGASSTPSRVFKGMRMAGRMGGERVTVLNLKVHSVDAEKGLLLVKGAVPGARGRLVFVRNAVKGA; encoded by the coding sequence ATGTCTGTCACTGTTTCCCCCACGCTGAAGACCAGCAAGGGCCTCCTCGGCACCAAGCTCGGAATGACCCAGGTCTGGGACGAGAACAACAAGCTCGTGCCGGTCACGGTCATCGAGATCAGTCCCAATGTCGTGACCCAGGTCCGCACGGAAGAGAAGGACGGCTACACCGCTGTCCAGCTCGCCGCCGGTGCGATCGACCCGCGGAAGGTCAACAAGCCCGCCGCCGGTCACTTCGATGCCGCGGGCGTCACCCCGCGCCGCCACCTCACCGAGGTCCGCACCTCCGATGCGAGCTCGTACTCGGCCGGCCAGGAGCTGACCGTGGACGCCGTCTTCGAGGCCGGCACCAAGGTCGACGTGGTCGGCACCAGCAAGGGCAAGGGCTTCGCCGGTGTTATGAAGCGCCACAACTTCAAGGGCGTCTCGGCTTCGCACGGTTCGCACCGCAACCACCGCAAGCCCGGCTCCATCGGCGCCTCCTCGACCCCCAGCCGCGTGTTCAAGGGCATGCGCATGGCGGGTCGCATGGGTGGCGAGCGCGTCACCGTGCTCAACCTCAAGGTGCACTCCGTCGACGCCGAGAAGGGTCTGCTGCTCGTCAAGGGCGCCGTCCCCGGTGCCCGCGGTCGCCTCGTGTTCGTTCGCAACGCCGTGAAGGGAGCGTAG
- the rplD gene encoding 50S ribosomal protein L4, with protein sequence MTTSVDIIDVKGQKAGSVELPAALFDVQTNIPLIHQVVVAQLAAARQGTHKTKNRGEVSGAGRKPFKQKGTGRARQGSIRAPHMTGGGVVHGPTPRSYAQRTPKKMIAAALLGALSDRARGARIHVVESLALGDTPKTKDVLVLLGALSVSRNVLVVLERDDYIAELSLRNVPFVHILPADQLNAYDVLVSDDIVFSRGALDAFIAAKSGVESNKEEVNA encoded by the coding sequence ATGACTACCTCTGTCGACATCATCGACGTCAAGGGCCAGAAGGCGGGCTCGGTCGAACTCCCCGCCGCGCTCTTCGACGTCCAGACCAACATTCCTCTGATCCACCAGGTCGTCGTGGCCCAGCTTGCCGCGGCGCGCCAGGGAACCCACAAGACGAAGAACCGCGGCGAGGTTTCCGGAGCCGGACGCAAGCCGTTCAAGCAGAAGGGAACCGGTCGCGCTCGTCAGGGCTCGATCCGCGCCCCGCACATGACCGGTGGTGGCGTGGTCCACGGACCGACCCCGCGCAGCTACGCGCAGCGCACCCCCAAGAAGATGATCGCCGCTGCCCTGCTCGGCGCTCTCTCGGACCGCGCCCGCGGTGCCCGTATCCACGTAGTCGAGTCGCTCGCCCTCGGCGACACCCCGAAGACCAAGGACGTCCTCGTCCTGCTCGGCGCCCTCTCGGTGTCGCGCAACGTTCTTGTGGTGCTCGAGCGTGACGACTACATCGCCGAGCTCTCGCTGCGCAACGTGCCGTTCGTGCACATCCTGCCGGCCGATCAGCTCAACGCGTACGACGTGCTCGTCTCCGACGACATCGTGTTCTCGAGGGGCGCGCTCGATGCGTTCATCGCGGCCAAGTCGGGCGTCGAGTCCAACAAGGAAGAGGTGAACGCATGA
- the rplW gene encoding 50S ribosomal protein L23, which translates to MSQSAAFNKDPRDVIISPVVSEKSYGLIDEGKYTFVVDPRSNKTEIKLAIEKIFGVEVASINTLNRQGKTRRTKFGTGKRKDTKRAIVTLKSGSIDIFTSVG; encoded by the coding sequence ATGAGCCAGTCCGCCGCGTTCAACAAGGACCCCCGCGACGTCATCATCTCCCCGGTGGTGTCCGAGAAGTCTTACGGCCTGATCGACGAGGGCAAGTACACCTTCGTGGTCGACCCGCGCTCGAACAAGACCGAGATCAAGCTCGCCATCGAGAAGATCTTCGGCGTCGAGGTCGCGTCGATCAACACGCTGAACCGCCAGGGTAAGACCCGCCGCACGAAGTTCGGTACCGGTAAGCGAAAGGACACCAAGCGCGCGATCGTCACGCTGAAGTCCGGCTCCATCGACATCTTCACGAGCGTCGGCTGA
- the rplB gene encoding 50S ribosomal protein L2, with amino-acid sequence MAIRKYKPTTPGRRGSSVADFAEITRSTPEKSLLRPLSKTGGRNNSGRITTRHIGGGHKRQYRLIDFRRNDKDGVNAKVAHIEYDPNRTARIALLHFVDGTKRYILAPNKLSQGDIVESGAGADIKPGNNLPLRNIPTGTVIHAIEIKPGGGAKLARSAGTSVRLVAKDGPYAQLRLPSGEIRNVDARCRATIGEVGNAEQSNINWGKAGRMRWKGVRPTVRGVAMNPVDHPHGGGEGKTSGGRHPVSPWGQSEGRTRRPNKESDKLIVRRRTAGKKRK; translated from the coding sequence ATGGCTATTCGTAAGTACAAGCCCACCACCCCCGGTCGCCGCGGTTCCAGCGTTGCCGACTTCGCCGAGATCACCCGCTCGACGCCCGAGAAGTCGCTGCTGCGCCCGCTGTCCAAGACCGGTGGCCGCAACAACTCCGGTCGGATCACGACCCGTCACATCGGTGGTGGACACAAGCGCCAGTACCGTTTGATCGACTTCCGTCGCAACGATAAGGACGGCGTCAACGCCAAGGTCGCTCACATCGAGTACGACCCCAACCGCACGGCGCGCATCGCGCTGCTCCACTTTGTGGACGGTACGAAGCGCTACATCCTGGCCCCGAACAAGCTCTCGCAGGGCGACATCGTGGAGTCGGGCGCCGGTGCCGACATTAAGCCCGGCAACAACCTGCCGCTGCGCAACATCCCGACCGGTACCGTCATCCACGCCATCGAGATCAAGCCGGGAGGCGGGGCCAAGCTGGCTCGCTCGGCCGGCACCTCGGTGCGCCTGGTCGCCAAGGACGGCCCCTATGCGCAGTTGCGCCTGCCGTCCGGTGAGATCCGCAACGTCGACGCGCGCTGCCGCGCCACGATCGGCGAGGTCGGCAACGCCGAGCAGTCGAACATCAACTGGGGCAAGGCCGGCCGCATGCGGTGGAAGGGTGTCCGCCCGACCGTCCGCGGTGTCGCGATGAACCCGGTCGACCACCCGCACGGTGGTGGAGAGGGCAAGACCTCCGGTGGACGCCACCCGGTCAGCCCGTGGGGTCAGTCCGAGGGACGCACCCGTCGCCCCAATAAGGAGAGCGACAAGCTCATCGTTCGTCGCCGCACCGCCGGCAAGAAGCGCAAGTAG
- the rpsS gene encoding 30S ribosomal protein S19: MPRSLKKGPFVDDHLLRKVFTANEAGNKNVIKTWSRRSMIIPAMLGHTIAVHDGRKHIPVFVTETMVGHKLGEFAPTRTFRGHEKDDKKGRRR; this comes from the coding sequence ATGCCTCGCAGTCTCAAGAAGGGCCCCTTCGTTGACGACCACCTGCTTCGCAAGGTGTTCACGGCCAACGAAGCCGGCAACAAGAACGTCATTAAGACCTGGTCGCGCCGTTCGATGATCATCCCGGCGATGCTGGGTCACACCATCGCGGTCCATGACGGTCGCAAGCACATCCCCGTGTTCGTGACCGAGACCATGGTCGGCCACAAGCTCGGCGAGTTCGCCCCCACTCGGACCTTCCGCGGTCACGAGAAGGACGACAAGAAGGGCCGTCGCCGCTGA
- the rplV gene encoding 50S ribosomal protein L22 encodes MVESIARVRHIRVTPQKARRVVNLIRGKQAQEALAILKFAPQGASEPVYKLVASAMANARVKADASNEYLDDQDLFVSRAFVDEGTTLKRFQPRAQGRAFRINKRTSHITVVLATPEEGTK; translated from the coding sequence ATGGTGGAGTCGATCGCACGCGTGCGACACATCCGCGTCACCCCCCAGAAGGCTCGCCGTGTCGTGAACCTGATCCGCGGTAAGCAGGCTCAGGAGGCACTGGCCATCCTGAAGTTCGCGCCCCAGGGCGCGTCCGAGCCCGTCTATAAGCTCGTCGCCTCGGCGATGGCCAACGCTCGCGTCAAGGCCGATGCCTCGAACGAGTACCTCGACGACCAGGACCTGTTCGTGTCCCGCGCCTTCGTCGATGAGGGAACCACCCTCAAGCGATTCCAGCCCCGTGCTCAGGGTCGTGCCTTCCGCATCAACAAGCGCACCAGCCACATCACCGTCGTGCTGGCCACTCCTGAGGAGGGGACCAAGTAA
- the rpsC gene encoding 30S ribosomal protein S3: MGQKVNPYGFRLGITTDHVSRWFSDSTKKGQRYSDYLAEDVKIRRLLATQLDRAGVARIEIERTRDRVRVDIHTARPGIVIGRRGAEAERIRADLEKLTGKQIQLNILEVKNPEAEAQLVAQGIAEQLSARVAFRRAMRKGLQGAQRAGAKGVRIQVSGRLGGAEMSRSEFYREGRVPLHTLRANIDYGFYEAKTTFGRIGVKVWIYKGDITNKELAREQANSKSSRPERSDRPRRAPRQQSEAPVAAGVEA; the protein is encoded by the coding sequence ATGGGTCAGAAAGTTAACCCCTACGGTTTCCGTCTGGGAATCACCACCGACCATGTGTCGCGCTGGTTCTCCGACAGCACCAAGAAGGGCCAGCGGTACAGCGACTACCTCGCTGAGGACGTCAAGATCCGCCGACTCCTTGCCACGCAGCTCGACCGTGCGGGCGTGGCCCGCATCGAGATCGAGCGCACCCGTGACCGCGTCCGCGTCGACATCCACACCGCCCGTCCGGGCATCGTGATCGGTCGTCGCGGCGCCGAGGCGGAGCGCATTCGCGCCGACCTCGAGAAGCTCACGGGCAAGCAGATCCAGCTCAACATCCTCGAGGTCAAGAACCCCGAGGCTGAGGCTCAGCTGGTCGCCCAGGGTATCGCCGAGCAGCTCTCCGCCCGCGTGGCCTTCCGCCGCGCGATGCGCAAGGGCCTGCAGGGCGCACAGCGCGCCGGCGCCAAGGGCGTCCGCATCCAGGTCTCCGGCCGCCTCGGCGGCGCCGAGATGAGCCGTTCGGAGTTCTACCGCGAGGGACGCGTGCCGCTGCACACTCTCCGCGCGAACATCGACTACGGCTTCTACGAGGCAAAGACCACCTTCGGCCGCATCGGCGTGAAGGTCTGGATCTATAAGGGCGACATCACCAACAAGGAGCTCGCCCGCGAGCAGGCGAACAGCAAGTCGTCGCGCCCCGAGCGCAGCGACCGTCCGCGCCGTGCACCCCGCCAGCAGAGCGAGGCGCCCGTCGCAGCAGGAGTTGAGGCATAA
- the rplP gene encoding 50S ribosomal protein L16: MLIPRRVKYRKQHHPGRSGQATGGTKVSFGEFGIQALTPAYVTNRQIESARIAMTRHIKRGGKVWINIYPDRPLTKKPAETRMGSGKGSPEWWVANVKPGRVLFEVAGVDEQLAREAMTRAIHKLPLKARIIKREEGDA; encoded by the coding sequence ATGTTGATTCCGCGTCGAGTCAAGTACCGCAAGCAGCACCACCCGGGTCGTTCCGGCCAGGCCACCGGTGGCACCAAGGTGTCGTTCGGCGAGTTCGGTATTCAGGCCCTTACCCCCGCCTACGTGACCAACCGTCAGATCGAGTCCGCTCGTATCGCCATGACGCGTCACATCAAGCGCGGCGGAAAGGTGTGGATCAACATTTACCCCGACCGTCCGCTGACCAAGAAGCCTGCCGAGACCCGCATGGGTTCCGGTAAGGGCTCGCCGGAGTGGTGGGTCGCGAACGTCAAGCCGGGTCGCGTCCTCTTCGAGGTCGCCGGCGTCGACGAGCAGCTCGCTCGTGAGGCCATGACCCGTGCTATCCACAAGCTGCCCCTCAAGGCACGCATCATCAAGCGCGAGGAGGGAGACGCGTAA
- the rpmC gene encoding 50S ribosomal protein L29, which yields MAIGSKELAPAELDTFEDERLVTELKKAKEELFNLRFQSATGQLDTTGRLRAVKRDIARIYTVIRERELGIRATPAPVEAPAKAEKKPKTTKAAKAEVEATEPIEEAK from the coding sequence ATGGCGATCGGATCCAAGGAGCTCGCCCCCGCCGAGCTCGACACCTTCGAGGACGAGCGTCTCGTCACGGAGCTGAAAAAGGCCAAGGAGGAGCTGTTCAACCTCCGCTTCCAGTCGGCTACCGGCCAGCTGGACACCACCGGCCGCCTGCGTGCGGTCAAGCGCGACATCGCCCGCATCTACACGGTCATCCGTGAGCGTGAGCTGGGCATTCGCGCCACCCCCGCACCCGTCGAGGCCCCGGCCAAGGCGGAGAAGAAGCCTAAGACCACGAAGGCCGCCAAGGCCGAGGTCGAGGCGACCGAGCCGATCGAGGAGGCCAAGTAA
- the rpsQ gene encoding 30S ribosomal protein S17 gives MATVNDTAGHESAAHDIKQEGARGYRKTRRGYVTSDKMDKTITVEVEDRVKHPLYGKVIRRTSKVKAHDELNTAGIGDLVVISETRPLSASKRWRLVEILEKAK, from the coding sequence ATGGCAACTGTCAATGACACCGCCGGCCACGAGTCGGCCGCCCACGACATCAAGCAGGAGGGCGCTCGCGGTTACCGCAAGACCCGCCGCGGATACGTCACCAGCGACAAGATGGACAAGACCATCACCGTCGAGGTGGAGGACCGGGTCAAGCACCCTCTCTACGGCAAGGTCATCCGCCGTACCTCGAAGGTCAAGGCTCACGACGAGCTGAACACCGCGGGGATCGGCGACCTCGTCGTTATCAGCGAGACCCGTCCTCTCAGCGCCTCCAAGCGCTGGCGCCTGGTCGAGATCCTCGAGAAGGCCAAGTAG
- the rplN gene encoding 50S ribosomal protein L14, with protein MLQQESRVKVADNTGAKELLTIRVLGGSGRRYAGLGDIIVATVKDAIPGGNVKKGDVVKAVIVRTVKQTRRPDGSYIKFDENAAVILKNDGDPRGTRIFGPVGRELRDKKFMKIVSLAPEVI; from the coding sequence ATGCTTCAGCAAGAATCCCGAGTGAAGGTCGCCGATAACACCGGCGCCAAGGAACTCCTCACGATCCGCGTCCTCGGTGGCTCCGGCCGCCGGTACGCCGGTCTCGGTGACATCATCGTCGCCACCGTCAAGGACGCGATCCCCGGTGGCAACGTGAAGAAGGGCGATGTGGTCAAGGCCGTCATCGTCCGTACCGTCAAGCAGACCCGTCGCCCCGACGGCTCGTACATCAAGTTCGACGAGAACGCGGCCGTGATCCTCAAGAACGACGGGGACCCCCGCGGTACCCGCATCTTCGGACCGGTCGGTCGCGAACTCCGCGACAAGAAGTTCATGAAGATCGTCTCGCTGGCACCGGAGGTTATCTAG
- the rplX gene encoding 50S ribosomal protein L24, with the protein MAKIKKGDLVQVISGATQARGGDRGKQGKVLEVLVERNRVVVEGVNFVKKHTRVGQSQRGSKEGGIQTVEASIHISNVALVDPKTKKPTRVGHRNVAVTKDGVTRTVRVRYAKASGEEL; encoded by the coding sequence ATGGCCAAGATCAAGAAGGGTGACCTCGTTCAGGTCATCTCGGGCGCTACCCAGGCCCGCGGCGGAGACCGCGGCAAGCAGGGCAAGGTCCTCGAGGTGCTGGTCGAGCGCAACCGCGTCGTCGTCGAGGGTGTGAACTTCGTCAAGAAGCACACCCGCGTCGGCCAGTCGCAGCGCGGCTCGAAGGAGGGTGGCATCCAGACCGTCGAGGCGTCGATCCACATCTCCAATGTCGCGCTCGTCGATCCGAAGACCAAGAAGCCGACCCGGGTCGGCCACCGCAATGTGGCCGTCACCAAGGACGGCGTGACGAGGACCGTTCGCGTGCGTTACGCGAAGGCGTCGGGTGAGGAACTGTAA
- the rplE gene encoding 50S ribosomal protein L5 produces MTDTTAVAAKVQPRLKAKYQADIIPALKEQFGFGNVHQVPGLVKVVVNTGVGEAARDGKIIDGAIKDLTAITGQKPQVTKARKSIAQFKLREGQAIGAHVTLRGDRAWEFLDRLLSVALPRIRDFRGLSDRQFDGNGNYTFGITEQSIFHEIDQDRIDRVRGFDVTVVTTARTDDEGRALLKQLGFPFKSSDNA; encoded by the coding sequence ATGACTGACACCACCGCAGTGGCTGCGAAGGTTCAGCCGCGGCTCAAGGCCAAGTACCAGGCCGACATCATCCCCGCTCTCAAGGAGCAGTTCGGCTTCGGCAACGTGCACCAGGTCCCCGGCCTGGTCAAGGTTGTCGTCAACACCGGCGTCGGCGAGGCTGCCCGTGACGGCAAGATCATCGACGGCGCCATCAAGGACCTCACCGCGATCACCGGCCAGAAGCCGCAGGTCACCAAGGCCCGCAAGTCCATCGCGCAGTTCAAGCTGCGCGAGGGCCAGGCCATCGGTGCACACGTCACCCTTCGGGGCGACCGTGCGTGGGAGTTCCTGGACCGCCTGCTCTCGGTTGCGCTGCCGCGCATCCGCGACTTCCGCGGTCTCTCGGACCGTCAGTTCGACGGCAACGGCAATTACACCTTCGGGATCACGGAGCAGTCGATCTTCCACGAGATCGACCAGGACCGCATCGACCGCGTCCGCGGCTTCGATGTGACCGTCGTGACCACCGCCAGGACCGACGACGAGGGCCGCGCGCTGCTCAAGCAGCTGGGCTTCCCGTTCAAGTCCTCGGACAACGCGTAA
- the rpsH gene encoding 30S ribosomal protein S8: MTMTDPVADLLTRIRNANSAHHDSVTLPGSKLKANIAEILKTEGYIADWKVEEARVGTTLSISLKYGPNRERSIAGIKRVSKPGLRVYAKSAEIPTVLGGLGVAILSTSSGLLTDRQAEKKGVGGEVLAYVW, encoded by the coding sequence ATGACCATGACTGATCCGGTCGCAGATCTGCTGACCAGAATCCGTAACGCGAACTCCGCGCACCACGACTCCGTCACCCTCCCGGGCTCGAAGCTCAAGGCGAATATCGCCGAGATCCTCAAGACCGAGGGCTACATCGCCGACTGGAAGGTCGAGGAGGCGCGCGTCGGCACGACGCTCTCCATCTCCCTCAAGTACGGCCCGAACCGCGAGCGCTCGATCGCAGGCATCAAGCGGGTCTCGAAGCCCGGACTCCGTGTCTACGCGAAGTCGGCCGAGATCCCCACCGTGCTCGGCGGCCTCGGCGTCGCCATCCTGTCCACCTCGAGCGGTCTGCTGACCGACCGCCAGGCCGAGAAGAAGGGCGTGGGTGGGGAAGTCCTCGCCTACGTGTGGTAA
- the rplF gene encoding 50S ribosomal protein L6, giving the protein MSRIGRLPIEIPAGVDVSVAGSAVTVKGPKGELTVPVASPIQVSVENGQVLVSRPDDERESRSLHGLTRTLIANDIIGVTQGYSKGLEVVGTGYRVLAKGSDIEFALGFSHPVVVTPPAGISFTVEGNNKLTVHGISKQAVGEVAANIRKIRKPEPYKGKGVRYAGEVVRRKAGKSGK; this is encoded by the coding sequence ATGTCGCGTATTGGAAGACTCCCCATCGAGATCCCGGCGGGCGTCGACGTCTCCGTCGCCGGATCCGCTGTGACCGTCAAGGGCCCCAAGGGCGAGCTGACCGTCCCGGTCGCCAGCCCCATTCAGGTCTCCGTCGAGAACGGCCAGGTGCTGGTCTCGCGTCCCGATGACGAGCGCGAGTCGCGTTCGCTCCACGGCCTCACCCGCACGCTCATCGCCAACGACATCATCGGTGTCACGCAGGGCTACTCCAAGGGCCTCGAGGTCGTCGGAACGGGTTACCGCGTGCTGGCGAAGGGCTCGGACATCGAGTTCGCGCTCGGCTTCTCGCACCCGGTCGTCGTCACCCCGCCCGCGGGCATCTCGTTCACGGTCGAGGGCAACAACAAGCTCACCGTGCACGGCATCTCGAAGCAGGCCGTCGGTGAGGTGGCCGCCAACATTCGTAAGATCCGTAAGCCCGAGCCCTACAAGGGCAAGGGCGTGCGCTACGCCGGCGAGGTCGTTCGCCGCAAGGCCGGAAAGAGCGGTAAGTGA
- the rplR gene encoding 50S ribosomal protein L18 — translation MGLGTRGKSKSAARGRRHDRLRKKVVGSAERPRLVVNRSARHVFVQIVDDAQGRTLVSASTLEADLRVFDGDKTAKARKVGELVAERAKNAGVEAVVFDRGGNKYAGRVAAIADGAREAGLNL, via the coding sequence ATGGGACTCGGAACCAGAGGAAAGAGTAAGTCCGCTGCGCGCGGTCGTCGTCACGATCGTCTGCGCAAGAAGGTCGTCGGATCCGCCGAGCGCCCCCGCCTCGTCGTCAACCGTTCGGCCCGCCACGTCTTCGTGCAGATCGTCGACGATGCGCAGGGCCGTACCCTCGTGTCGGCGTCGACCCTCGAGGCCGACCTGCGCGTGTTCGACGGTGACAAGACCGCCAAGGCCCGTAAGGTCGGCGAACTCGTCGCCGAGCGCGCCAAGAACGCCGGTGTCGAGGCGGTCGTCTTCGACCGCGGAGGCAACAAGTACGCCGGTCGCGTCGCCGCGATCGCCGATGGAGCACGAGAGGCAGGGCTCAACCTGTGA
- the rpsE gene encoding 30S ribosomal protein S5, which yields MSAAENKEPEVAAVSEAPVETAASTQPQQEAREPRRGGRDRNQGGRDRGGRDSEKSQFLERVVTINRVSKVVKGGRRFSFTALVVVGDGNGLVGVGYGKAREVPTAISKGVEEAKKNFFRVPRVGLTIPHPVQGEAAAGVVLLRPAAAGTGVIAGGPVRAVLECAGIHDVLSKSLGSSNTINIVHATVEALQQLEEPRAVAARRGLDFDQVAPARLVRAEADALAAASNAKAGS from the coding sequence GTGAGCGCCGCAGAGAACAAGGAACCCGAGGTCGCCGCTGTGTCGGAGGCCCCCGTCGAGACCGCTGCATCCACGCAGCCGCAGCAGGAGGCTCGTGAGCCCCGCCGCGGCGGCCGCGACCGCAATCAGGGTGGCCGCGACCGCGGTGGCCGTGACTCCGAGAAGAGCCAGTTCCTCGAGCGCGTGGTGACCATCAACCGCGTGTCGAAGGTCGTCAAGGGCGGTCGTCGCTTCAGCTTCACCGCACTCGTCGTGGTCGGAGACGGCAACGGACTGGTGGGCGTCGGCTACGGCAAGGCCCGCGAGGTCCCGACGGCCATCTCCAAGGGCGTCGAGGAGGCGAAGAAAAACTTCTTCCGCGTCCCCCGCGTCGGCTTGACGATCCCGCACCCCGTGCAGGGTGAGGCCGCGGCCGGTGTGGTGCTCCTGCGCCCCGCCGCGGCGGGTACCGGCGTTATCGCCGGTGGTCCCGTCCGTGCCGTCCTCGAGTGCGCCGGCATCCACGACGTCCTGAGCAAGTCGCTCGGCTCGTCGAACACCATCAACATCGTCCACGCGACCGTCGAGGCTCTCCAGCAGCTCGAGGAGCCGCGCGCCGTCGCCGCTCGTCGTGGTCTCGACTTCGACCAGGTCGCGCCGGCCCGTCTCGTTCGCGCCGAGGCCGACGCCCTCGCCGCCGCGTCCAACGCGAAGGCAGGTTCCTGA
- the rpmD gene encoding 50S ribosomal protein L30 encodes MAQLKVTQIKSKVSEKQYQRDTLRSLGLRKIGQSVVREDNAQNRGYVKTVAHLVKVEEID; translated from the coding sequence ATGGCTCAGCTCAAGGTGACCCAGATCAAGTCGAAGGTCAGCGAGAAGCAGTACCAGCGCGACACGCTGCGCTCGCTCGGCCTCAGGAAGATCGGTCAGAGCGTGGTCCGCGAGGACAACGCCCAGAACCGCGGATACGTGAAGACCGTCGCCCACCTGGTGAAGGTCGAGGAGATTGACTAA
- the rplO gene encoding 50S ribosomal protein L15, whose product MAETKKAAAAESTTPAQATTTKGAAAPATKEHVLKVHHLRPAAGAKKAKTRVGRGEGSKGKTAGRGTKGTKARYTVRIGFEGGQMPLHMRTPKLRGFKNPFRVEYQVVNLSALAELYPQGGDVTIGDLVAKGAVRKNEKVKVLGDGDIAVKLNVAVDKVSSSAEQKIVAAGGSIK is encoded by the coding sequence ATGGCTGAGACGAAGAAGGCCGCCGCCGCGGAGTCCACGACTCCGGCGCAGGCGACCACCACGAAGGGCGCGGCGGCGCCGGCGACCAAGGAGCATGTGCTCAAGGTCCACCACCTCCGCCCCGCTGCCGGAGCTAAGAAGGCCAAGACCCGCGTGGGTCGTGGCGAAGGCTCCAAGGGTAAGACCGCCGGTCGCGGCACCAAGGGCACGAAGGCCCGCTACACGGTGCGCATCGGCTTCGAGGGTGGGCAGATGCCGCTGCACATGCGCACCCCGAAGCTCCGCGGCTTCAAGAACCCGTTCCGGGTCGAGTACCAGGTCGTCAACCTGTCCGCTCTCGCGGAGCTTTACCCCCAGGGCGGTGACGTCACCATCGGTGACCTGGTCGCCAAGGGTGCTGTCCGCAAGAACGAGAAGGTCAAAGTTCTCGGGGACGGCGACATTGCGGTTAAGCTGAACGTCGCGGTCGACAAGGTCTCCAGCTCTGCGGAGCAGAAGATCGTCGCTGCGGGCGGATCCATCAAGTAG